One Papaver somniferum cultivar HN1 chromosome 10, ASM357369v1, whole genome shotgun sequence genomic window carries:
- the LOC113315884 gene encoding inner centromere protein-like: MTIAELRQRLISQRRREEEERAKLIRQNDDLREENLKLQEHRSRSAMRSRSRASRSSSRRSQYNQKDARREQPLDNIDENLQVGDNLQDQRDERRIEYDRYEQPREHYHRQEGQRNNRRQDAGERYRTHYESSNDEENDPEQGRIILHGREILRDQYACEEEDEKNNSIRDRMRDERERRKRRRKEAEEREIQEAMRQNNHENRLRKARLKRPVRQDLDQNMSERILREMAGLREMMIARRNGGRRQLEEAVEEAGKHPFLGKSKVK, translated from the coding sequence atgacaattgcagaacttagacaaagattgatttCACAACggcgaagagaagaagaagagcgtgCGAAATTGATACGTCAGAATGATGATctaagagaagagaatcttaAATTACAAGAACATAGATCAAGAAGCGCTATGCGATCAAGATCTAGGGCAAGCAGAAGTTCATCAAGACGAAGTCAATATAATCAAAAAGATGCTAGGCGAGAGCAACCTTTAGATAATATTGATGAGAACTTACAGGTAGGTGATAATTTACAAGATCAACGTGATGAGAGACGCATAGAATATGACCGATACGAGCAACCGCGTGAGCATTATCACCGACAAGAAGGTCAAAGGAACAACAGACGTCAAGATGCAGGCGAGCGATATCGCACACACTATGAGTCAAgtaatgatgaagaaaatgatccaGAACAAGGAAGAATTATATTACATGGTAGAGAAATATTGAGAGATCAATATGCAtgcgaagaagaggatgaaaaaaaTAATTCTATTCGTGACCGTATGAGAGATGAAAGAGAAAGGCGTAAGCGAAGAAGAAAAGAAGCTGAAGAACGAGAGATCCAAGAGGCCATGCGacagaataatcatgagaatagattgagGAAAGCGAGATTAAAAAGACCTGTGCGACAAGATTTAGATCAAAATATGAGTGAAAGAATTCTTAGAGAAATGGCAGGGCTAAGAGAAATGATGATTGCGCgaagaaatggtggaaggagacaGCTAGAGGAAGCAGTAGAGGAAGCTGGAAAACATCCTTTTCTAGGCAAATCCAAAGTGAAATAA